The nucleotide sequence gaaataaatcccattgacctcaaaaagtatgcaaatgatcaaacccacccttccttctcctccctcctatcccctccctcttgccccttccctttgcccctcccccctcccctcccctcccccccatcccctcctccccctccccctcccctggtcagttttacctatcttaggcatgattgcatgggagcaaattgcactgaattcaataaacatgcaaatgatcaaacctgtccttcacccctccccctcctgcctgctcccctcccagtcctccccctcctctccctcctcctcccctccccatcctctgtggtcagtttcacctatcctaagcatgattgcaggggagtaaatcccattgaactcaataagcatgcaaatgatcaatccattatcagcaaacttgcacaggatcccatttcttacctcccagattaaaaagaggCACTTTTTACCatatccttccaagctacacaggaagtggattggactgtgaacgaccaacccaaattgtgtttgcattttgaccagtttgtagggcagtccaatatctcagagaggagttcaggtctcctgctcccctggtgcattcactatagctgcccaatttccctttttttaaaagtttgatagaaatagctgtgggctataggtatgttcttaaaccgcaaggttttttgcctattagtgaatttatttatttatatactgccccatagccgaagctctctgggcagtttacaacaatcttTGGTTCAATTGCCATACCTCTCTAAAAGTTAgtaagtttttcttgatgttcatccaaaatctggcttcctgtaacttgtgcccattattccgtgtcctgccctctgggttgattgagatcctggccctcctctgtcggacaacctttcaagtacttcaacagtgctatcgtatctcccttcaatcttctcttctcaatgctcaacatgcccacttcttccagtctctcctcacagggctttgtttccagtcacctgatcatctttgttgccctcctctgaaccccttccagtttgtctgcatccttcttaaagtgtggtgtccagaactggacacagtactcgagATGAGGCCTAATGAGTGCCCAGTAGAGGGGAACCAACCAATACGTCAAGGgatttggaaacgatacttctgttaatgctgcctaaaacagcatttgccttttttgcagcaacatcaccctgttggctcatattcagcttgtgatcaacaacaatcccaaaatccttctcgcatatagtattgctgagccaagtatcccccaacagcatctggagggctgcaggttcaccACCTGTGGCTTATACTGTCATTTCATAAAAGGAAGATTGAGGTtgaaatatgatgatgatgatgatttattggatgtcttaccctcccttcaccatcaggtcccagggtgggttacagcaatatGAAAATAGAAGACTAAAATCCGttcaaacaatttacaatcagaagaatagggtagaggggtgtgtgtgtgtgtgtgtgtggccaggGTTAAGAGATGTGGCTTTAACATACTGgccaccagtgcagctgttttcaaAGCAGGGTTATAGGAACATAGAAGTCAGACCAAAttagtcaatctagctcagtaatgcttacactgactgacagagggaCTCCCATGTTTCAGACAgggttgtctcccagccctacctggagatgctgcggatCAAATTTTAGTGCAGCTCCAAGTCCATAGAGAACATCCAAAATCTAATCCCAGATAATAGACCCCATAACTGTCCCTCTAACAGCAGCCATTACCAGATGATGTTTAGCCCCATGCTATGAAAAGCTTTACCTGATGAGCTTTTGCAAATCTGTCCATCATCCATCACCCCTGCTTTCAAGACACATCAGACCCCACCATCTTGTTTTCTGGCCAGCTGGTAAATCTAAACACAGCAAAGACCTGAGGATTTCCCCCTTGTCTTCCATTAAAGGCATTAGTTAATCCAGAGTAAACTCCACCCCAGCAGATGTCACTACTCCAGAGACTGCAATCACTATTTCACCTATAACTGTGCACTGAAAACTGGGAGGAGCACCACATACACTCCGTCACTCTTCACCAATGTAGGTCCCATCTGTACTATgaatttaaagtagtatcatgccactttcaatagttatggcttcccccaaagtatcctgggaattgtagtttaaaggTCTGACAGCTGTTAGGAGATACCTAACAATTCCCCTAcaatttcagagtggtttaacggtcagtTCCCTTTCTAGGGAATTCTGagaattgcagttctgtgaggggaaataggggtctcctaactctcagagCTCTTGacaaattacagctcccaggatgctttgggggaaggcatgactgtttaaagtggcatgatactgctttaaatgtatagtgtggatgtggccttagtttTGAGGGCAGAGTAGAATAATGGTCCAGGGTAAGTCATCTTGGGCTGAGTCATTGGAAGCGAGCATCCTATTTATAGAGTGACAAgactcaggccacatccacaccagacatttattccactttaaacagtcatgtcttcccccaaagaatcctgggaagtgtagtttgtggagggtgctgagaggagaccgttattcccctgacagagctctaatgaccagagtgatttaacagtcaaccctcttcccagagaattctgagaactgtagctctgggaagggaatagggagtctcctaacaattctcagcatccttcacaaactatacttcccaggattcttttgggaaagccatgactttttaatgtGCAATAAATGTTTGTTTTGGATATCGCCTCAGTGTTTCTTTGATTGCAGGGAGGCAGACTGGAAGGAGCCTTTATGGCTTACTGCTGCTATGAGGGGGGTGACCAGAAGGCAATTTGTGAAAGGCCTTTTTACACTTGGAAGTGGTCACAGCCAAGAGCAGCACATTTGATCACTTGTAAGAATCATTATGAGTAACCAGGAAAGGAAACTACAACTGACCAACATAGGTACACGTTGGCCAGCAGTGGGGATTCTCAGGCCTCGgtgctaaatgtggccctccaggcctcattttctggcccccaggactctcctcaggccacacttcCTCTCCTCTGCCCACCCTACTGGGCCAGTTTTACTCTTGCCTCAAGTGCTTCTGCTTGCACGGAAAGTCTCTTGCTCGtgtggatggagaacagagaggtgtgtctgtgtagaaacctctggcttttcatGTGGCTGACGTAGCATGGTGTACAAAGTTTAAGAGCTGCATTCATGGTTCTACCCACTTGGCTTcatgctctacccacttttgcctctgactccacccaccccGGGCACGAGAATGTAGCCctagggctgaaaagggttccctatCTATATGGTAGCCCCCCTGCTCCTCTATCTGGTGTAAGGCTGGTTTGTGGAAAACACAGACATAAAAATAAGAGATGGAGAATCCTTAGGTCTTCAAAAGATCCTTGCTATTTTTGAAGCCTTTGGTATCTCTCTTTAGCACGCATAACTTTGGCAGCATTGTTAAccccacatacaaacacacacacaatgcagaCAGAGTAGAGACAAAGAGTTTCATGCTCTTTTTTAGTTTGGGAAGAATTCCGTGTGAATGCTTACTGCTGCAAGGGAGCTGTCCAATAATATtgtaggaacgtaggaagctgccttacacaaagTCAGACCAATGGTTGATCCAGCTCAGTagggtctacactaactggcagcagctctccagagttttaggcagggaacctttcccagccctccctggaggtgccggggattgaacctgggaccttctgcatgcaaagcagatgctagaTGGGGAGGGATGGGAGGCTAAGAAATATTGTGTGTCCCCCCATACTGTAGATGGCGACAGCTGAGACAGAGAGTTCATTACCATAACACTCTTAACATAGTTCATGTTTTCTTCTGCACATCTATCCTAACGTCCACCCAAATCGGCTCCCATTTGGAAGCTTCTCCAGCAGATTTCTTTCCAATTTGTGTTTTCTTACATATAATGAGGTATGTTTTTGTGAAGAGATTCTCTCTGGTGTTTATAACAACAATTGTTCTAATCCGCATATTGTGATTCTGCATCCCCCCTGGACCAGCATTCCCGAGGTCCTCTTCAGAAAAAGGACAAAAGGAAGAATGGTTTCATCTGGGACAGATTTACTCCTAAATATTTGTCCTCCTAAGGCTCCACAAGCTTTATGCTACAGtcagtgtgcttaggattgtagCTGGGTAATAAGTTGACATTTACTATTAAAACATTTGGTGTAGAATTTAAAATAGGGGCCAGGAACTGAGGGATGCCTACTGACTGCCCTCATCCTAATCCAGAGGTTAAGAAGAAAGGGGAATCTGTGACAACAGAACCTGACACAAGGCCAACTTAGGCAGTGGGGTAGTAGACACCCCCTCACTCGTTTCTCAAAATGGGCCTCTAGGACAAATAGTTGCCAACCACACACTCTATCACTACCTTTCGTGGACTGTGTGATGcttattcattttatttgtcCAAACAAAACTCCTCCCACACTCGGGACATTCAGAAGGTCTCTGTCGTTCATgacatttttttaatgtaaatgtttcTCCCACTCTCTGGCCATTTGCtttctctccagtatggggtccctgATGACTCcaactgaagcttttcccacatccAGAATATCTATACAGTCAGTATGAATTCTGTCTTTCATGaaatcttttctctctctcactgctGCACTTCCCACACTGAGAACACCTCTCTCCACTGTGAATTCTCTGATGTCTGTTCAGATTTGCCTTGCCACGGAAGCATTTCCCACACTGAGCACATTCGTATGGTTTCTCTTCAGTATGGATTATCTGATGCCTCTTCACATCACTTCTCTCGCTAAAGCATTTACCACACTGTGAACACGAATATGGCTTCTCTCCAGTATGAGTTCTCTGATGCCTGTTCAAAGTCACTTTGTGACAGAAGCATTTCCCACAACGAGAacatttgtatggtttctctccagtaTGAATTTTCCCATGCCTCATTACTGCTTCTCTTGAAgcgaagcttttcccacactggGGACATTCATGCGGCTTCTCTCCCGTGTGAAGCTGCTCATGAATCTTCAAGTGTTCTCTCCGCCTGAAGCGCTTCCTACACTGAGAACATTCATGTGGTTTCTCTCCAGTATGAATATTCTGATGTCTCCTTAAATTTTCTTTCCGAATGAACCTTTTTCCACACTGAGAACATTCATGCGGTTTGTCTCCAGTATGAATTTTCCGATGTCTGATTAATGCTTCTCTAGAAGAGAAGCATTTCCTACAGTGAGAACATTCATAGGGTCTCTCTCCACTTTGAATTCCATGATTTCTGTTTAGTGACTTTGCATAACTAAAGCTATTCCCACATGCAGAAGAGTTATTAGACTCCTCTTCTATATGGCGACTCGGACATCTAGTCAAGTAACTTCCTTTCCAATCTTCAGATAATTCATCTTTTCTTTCTCCTCTTATGGTtctctgatgttgctggacttcttCCTTTGATGTGGGACACTTATTCTGGTTCTCCGTTGTTTGCCTCGTAGCAAGTTCTGGTATGTAGCGATGCCTCCTGCCATAGTTGGAGAACAAGGGCATCTCCCCCCTTGTGTCTACTATGCAAGGCTCTCTCATGGTACCTGGAACACCTTCTGTGAGCTTagcacattcattctctctcagccctgGCTGTATCCCCTCAGGCATTTTGGACTCGTCTTCTCCCTCCTGAATTTGAACCATTTCCAGCCCATTCCCATGGCTTATCTGTGGAACGCTACTGGGTGTGTCCTCTGGCCAATTTCCTCCATGGGGGCTCTGATGTCTGGTCACATCACCTCCTTTCCCATCCTCAGAGAATCCAAATTCTTCCTCTCCTCTTACGATTCTCTGAGGTTCATCAAAGTATAAATTTTGCTGGATGTTTTCCTCTGATCGGGGACATTCATTGTAGTCTCCGCTTACATGCTTCATAAGAAGTTCTGATCTGTAGTGATACCTCCTGCCGTACTTTGAGAACAAGGGCATTTCCCCTTTTTTGTCTACTTTGGAAGGCTCTTTAATTGCAGCTGGAACACTTCCTCTGAGCTTACCACAgccattctctctctccactGGC is from Rhineura floridana isolate rRhiFlo1 chromosome 3, rRhiFlo1.hap2, whole genome shotgun sequence and encodes:
- the LOC133381220 gene encoding zinc finger protein 345-like — protein: MDREVKGMKEQKMEAPELENRAGNATSAVEPEYMSERPGWGASQGGKGHPCKGMPERWEAQWQEFLKTLQPIQTGGGSTPVVPESGPWEDAKAFLASFEQVAKACRWPRGEWVARLLPALSGEAEEAFRSLEAGDREDYGKVKLAIVRGDALRMEVQRQHFRQFCCEEVKDPRRVYSQLQELCHQWLKPERHTKEQILELLILEQFLANLPPELQGWIRAGGPETCSQAVALAEEFLRSQQEAKTEVWQGLMNLKEMGVSLQTVKRSLTQPGQQTMVWQVLQEEDGENQDLLGDGKENQIKLENAQCGGSWPTDTNWTASERSPGNVLVAAEMQEEGDDSNMQEVMQPVERENGCGKLRGSVPAAIKEPSKVDKKGEMPLFSKYGRRYHYRSELLMKHVSGDYNECPRSEENIQQNLYFDEPQRIVRGEEEFGFSEDGKGGDVTRHQSPHGGNWPEDTPSSVPQISHGNGLEMVQIQEGEDESKMPEGIQPGLRENECAKLTEGVPGTMREPCIVDTRGEMPLFSNYGRRHRYIPELATRQTTENQNKCPTSKEEVQQHQRTIRGERKDELSEDWKGSYLTRCPSRHIEEESNNSSACGNSFSYAKSLNRNHGIQSGERPYECSHCRKCFSSREALIRHRKIHTGDKPHECSQCGKRFIRKENLRRHQNIHTGEKPHECSQCRKRFRRREHLKIHEQLHTGEKPHECPQCGKSFASREAVMRHGKIHTGEKPYKCSRCGKCFCHKVTLNRHQRTHTGEKPYSCSQCGKCFSERSDVKRHQIIHTEEKPYECAQCGKCFRGKANLNRHQRIHSGERCSQCGKCSSEREKRFHERQNSY